The stretch of DNA TCTCAACCTTACCTTCTGAACCGCGAGCCATCATGCATAAGATCGCCCGCGCGGTTACGCGCACCACGGCGGGAGCCCTGCTGGTCATGGGCGCCGCCGCCTGCGGTGACGAATTCGTCACCGTCACCAACCCCAACCTCATCGACGCGTCCACGGTGGATCCGACGGCCAGCGGCAACACGCTCGCCCTGTCGGCCCAACAGAACTATGTGGACATGATCGGTGTGCTGGCCATGTACGGCGCCTGGTTCTCGGAGGAGGCGAACGTGTCCGACACGTTCCCCACCCGTAACGAGTTCGGCTTCCGCAACATCACGCCACTCAACGGTTCGCTCAACACCGAAGTCTGGGGCCCGCTCTCGCGTGCCATTGCCTCGGCCAAGCTGGTGCTGGATCTCAGCCTGCCGGAACCCGAGCGCAATATCTCGGTGGCGCGTGCGGCCACGTTCCGTGGCTTCTCCATCCTGCAGATGGCGTCGGACTTCTGCACCGGCACCTTCTCGGGTGGTCCGGAGCTGACCACGGCGCAGATGCTGGACTCGGCCATCTTCTGGTTCGACCGCGCCAACACGGTGGGTCGCGCCAATGGTTCGGCTGAAGCCGTTGAACTGGCGAACGCGTCGCTGGTCGGACGTGCCCGTGCCAAGCTGCAGAAGGGTGACAACAGCGGCGCCGCCGCTGACGCCGCCCTGGTGCCGGCCGGCTTCGTGTCCAACATGCGTTATACGGACGACCTCGCCAACCGCGGCCGCCTCAGCAACGACCTCTGGTCGTTCTCCTTCACGCGTGGTTCCATCAGCGTCGCGCCCTGGTACCGCCAGGGTGATCCGCGGGTGACCTACCGCGTGCAGGGTGGCACGCCGCCGGCCACGGCGGCACCGCAGGACGCGGTGCCGGGTGGCTTCCACCAGCAGACCAAGTTCCCGGCCTTCGATTCGCCGATTCGTCTCGCTTCCAAGCTGGAAGCGGACTACATCGCGGCCGAAGCCTCGGGCAACGTGCAGACCCAGCTGGCTCTCATCAACGCGCGTCGCGCTGCCAACGGCCGTCCGGCCTACAGCGGCCCGTCCGATGCGGTGAGCGTCAAGACGGAGCTGTTCAACCAGCGCGCGCTCGAGTTCTACCTCGAAGGCAAGCGTGTGGCGGACATGCGTCGGTCGCCGGCCTCGGTGGCGGGCACGATTACGGCGGCCGGTCAGCCGTACTTCAAGCCCGGCTACGGGAACGTGGGTAACGACACCTGCTACCCCATTCCGTTCGCCGAGCGCGACAACAACGACAACCTGCGCGGCAACTGATCCTTCCAGGGCCGGTTGTCAGACCAACGGGGAGGAGCTTCCGCTCCTCCCCGTTTGGTTTTCGCGCCGAGCCAATAGCGTAACACCATATTGACACCATATGGTGTAATCGAATGTTGACAGCAGTGCTCGCAGGCCGCACCTTGAAGACGAGGGAGATGCGCCTTCGGTCGCCTCTGCCCACATTGCGTCAGGGGCTGCCAGACTCCCCGCCACGTCAGGAACCCATAACGCCGTTTTGCGTTGATTTCGGGTAACATGCCGTCGCGAAGCCCTGCAGGGAACCTCCATCCCTCGTGCCCCTTGCCCCACCACGCCCTGATGCGCTGTTCGACCCCGCGGCCCCACCACGCATGATCCGCCCGAGCCTTCAGTCATCTGGCCCATTGCACGACGGCCAGCCAGGCCCGGCGCGTGTCAATCCCGCGTTGGCAGTGGCTGGTGCCACTGACGGTGCCGTAGACGCCGCCGAGTGCGCGCGGATAACGGCCGCTCACGCGCGGACCTTCTCGCTGGCCAGCAAGCTGCTGCCGGAGCACAAGCGCCGCGCCGCCTACGCCCTGTATGCGTTCTGCCGTGTAGCGGACGATCTCGTCGACCACGCCGACGGCGGCAACGTGACGGCCCTGCGCGATCAGTTGGACGACTATCGCACCGCTCTGGAGGACGCCCTCGCCGGCCGCCCCAGTGGCCCCATCTTCCGTGAGCTGGCCTGGGTCTCCCGTACGTATGGGGTGTCCCCCGCCCCGCTCTTCGAACTGCTCGACGGTGTGGCGCGCGATCTGGTTGCGCAGCGCTACGAGACCTGGGCCGAGCTCGAACAGTACTGCGAGGGTGTGGCAAGTTCCGTCGGCGAGATGTGCACCTACGTGTTCGGTGTGCCCGCTGGCCCGGCCATGCGTGAGCAGGCCATTCGCTATGCACGCACGCTGGGCACCGCCATGCAGCTCACCAACATTCTGCGGGATGTGGGCGAGGACGCGCAGCGCGGGCGGGTTTATCTGCCGGCCGAGGACATGGCGCGGTTTGGTCTTCGCCCGGACGACGTGCTGGAACGTGGCGTGTCGCTTGCGCTCGACCCGGCCTGGGCGCAGCTCATGGCCTTCGAGGTAAGCCGCGCGCGCGCGCTCTACGAAGCGGCCATGCCCGGTATCGCGCTGCTGGACGTTGATGCGCAGCGCTGCGCCGCCGCCTGTGCGGTGGGCTACGCCGGCATTCTGCGCGCCATCGAAGCGCAGCACTACGACACGCTCAGCACCCGTGCGCGTCTCGGTCGTATGGCGCGCCTCGGCATCCTGTGGAACGCGTGGCGCTATCGGGCGCCGTCGCCTGACTTCTCTGCGCTGGGTCACGGCCCCCGAGTTTCCTGGGAGCCCAACGCCGCATCGGCCCGCATCAGTGCGGGCCGAACGGACGCCCGCGTGCGCCTGGCCTGATTTCAACGGGTCGATACCGACCCGAGGACGGTTCTTTCATGTCACCTGCTCCTTCGACCGAAGCGGAACGCTCGCCCCTACTGCGGCTGTCGTCGTTCACGCTGTTGTGGCACGCGGTGGCCAGCGTGTTTTCCGCGTTCGCCTTTGCGACCTTTCTGCGCCCGCCGTTTCCGGAATGGCTGCAGACGCCGCAGAACCAGAAGGCCATGGCCATCGGTTTCACCTATGGTGGCGCCATCACGGTCACGCTTGGTGCCGTGGCTGGCCTCGCCTTCCTGGCCTGGGCCATTGGCACGCGCAAGGCACTCATCACCTTTGCCATCGCGTTCCTGCTGGCCTTCGCGTCGGAGTATGCCGGCACGCGCTGGGATTATCCCTTCGGCGCCTACGAATACTCGAGTCAACTCGGGTACAAGATCGGCGGACGGGTGCCGTTCAACATCCCGACCTCGTGGTTCTACATGCTGGTGGCGTCACTGGCCATCTGTGCGCGAATCCTGCCGGCCAAGGACGATCGCACGTCCAAGTGGTGGTGGGCCTTTGTGGGTGGCGTCGTGCTCACGCTGTGGGACGTGTCGATGGACCCGGCCATGGTGAAGACCAACCACTGGTTCTGGGAGATGGGCACGCTCGCCGATCGGCATCCCTTCGTGCGATTCATTGGTGCGCCGATTTTCTACGGCATGCCACTCACCAACTGGCTGGGCTGGCTGCTGACCGGCATTCTGGTGGCGCGCGCCATGCTGGCCGTGGTGCCACCGTCCGTGTGGGCGGCCAAGGTGGCCCCGCACCGCCTGCCCTTTGTGCTCTACGGCGTGAATGGGCTCCTGCCCATCGCCATCTGCCTGCGCTGGGACATGGTGCCGGCCGGTATCCTGGGCTTTATCGCCATGGCGGTGCCGCTCTGGGCCGCGCTGCGTCAGGCGCCTGGTCTCGAACGCCAGGTGAGCCCGGGCAGCGTGCCGCTGCCTTCAAGCCGCTGAGCACGCCGCGCGCTGTCACGATATCACCTGACCGCTGACCATGTTGGAACGACTCTCGGCGGTGTTCGATTCTGATCTATTGTTGGTCGGCATCCTCGTGCTCATTGTCATCGAGGCGGTGGTGCTGATTGGCTGGCAGCGACGATCTGGTGCTCGTCAGGTGACGCCCCACACCGCCGGCGTGCTCCCGCTGCTAACGTTCCTTGGGGCCGGAGGCTCACTGGTGGTGGCGATGATTTTTCATCGTCGCCCTGAGCCGGCCCCCGAGGGCTTCGCCGTCGCCATGTTGTGCGCGCTGGTGATCCACCTCTGGCACCTCGCCGTCCTGCTGCGTCGTTGAGCGTTACCCGCTCGGCGCGTGGCGGACCACGATTCCTCTTCGTCGGTCGTTCATGCGCATCGTTGTCATAGGAAGCGGGTTCGGTGGTCTGGCCGCAGCCATTCGCCTGCAGGCCCAGGGCCACGACGTCACCATCGTCGAGAAGCTCGACAAGCCGGGCGGTCGCGCCTACGTGTTCGAGCAGGACGGCTTCACCTTCGATGCCGGCCCGACCATCATCACGGCGCCCTGGGTGCTGGATGAGCTCTTCGCACTGACCGGGCGGAAGACGGCGGACTACATCCAGCTCAAACTCCTCGATCCGTTCTACAACATCCGCTTCGAGGATGGCACGGTTTTCCATTACAACGGCGACCGTGAGAATCTGCTGCGGCAGGTGGAGGAGTTCTCTCCGGCCGACCGTGCGGGCTACGAGCGCTTCCGCGAGAAGTCGTGGGAGATCTTCAATGTCGGCATGCCCCTCATCGACAAGCCGTTCCTGACCTTCGGCTCGATGGTGAAGGTGCTGCCCGAACTCATTCGCACGCGCGCCGACAAGTCGGTGGCGGCGATGGCCAACACCTACCTGCGCGATGAGCGCTTGCGTCAGGTGTTCTCGTTTCATCCGCTGCTGGTGGGCGGCAATCCGTACGCCGCCAGCTCGATGTACGCGCTCATCCACAAGCTCGAGCAGCAGTGGGGTGTGCTCTTTGCCATGGGCGGCACCGGTGCACTCGTGCGCGCCCTCGTGCAGGCCTTCGAGGATCTCGGCGGCCGCATCCGTCTTTCCAGCGAAGTGGCGGAAATCGAAGTGAGCGACGCCCGACGCACCACCGGCGTGCGGCTCAAGAATGGCGAGCGTTTGGCTGCGGATGCGGTGGTGTGCAACGGCGATCTGGTGCAGGCCTATCGCACTCTCGTTGCGCCCGACAAGCGTCCCAAGGTGAGCAACCGGCGCGTGGAGAAGCTCAAGCACTCCATGAGCCTGTTTGTCATCTACTTCGGCACCAATCGCAAGTACGAGAACATCGCGCACCACGAGATTCTCATGGGCCCGCGCTACCGCGAGCTGCTCGAAGACATCTTTGAGCGCAAGATCGTGGCCGATGACTTCTCGCTGTATCTGCACCGGCCCACGGCCACCGATCCAACACTGGCGCCGCCGGGCCATGACTGCTGGTATGTGCTCTCGCCGGTGCCGCACCTTGGCAGCGGCACCGACTGGGAGACCATGGCGCCGCGGTACCGCGATCGCATCATGGCCTACCTCGAAGAGCGCTACCTGCCCGATCTTTCGCGTCACATCGTGACGGAACGTCGTGTCGATCCGCGCTACTTCGAGCACACGCTGAACAGCTACATGGGCAGTGCGTTTGGTCCCGAGCCAGTGCTCACACAGTCGGCGTGGTTCCGTCCGCACAACCGCTCGCCCGACATTCCCAACCTCTACTTCTGTGGCGCCGGCACCCATCCGGGCGCGGGCCTGCCGGGCGTGATCGCGTCGGGCAAGATCGTGGCTGATCTCATCGGCACCGCACCACGCAAGGATGCGGCGCGCAGTGACGCCGCGCGTCCCGTCGCGCCACGCGCCACAGCCAAGGTGTAGACACATCACCGTCGCCTCGCGGGGCATCCCGCGGGGCTTCTGAAGGCCTTCCCCGCCCCACTAGATTTTCCGGGATGAACATTTCCATTACCCCGACCGAAACCGCCGGGGTATCCCGGCGTCTGCAGATCACGGTGCCGGCTGATACCGTGGCATCGTACGAGGACCAGGCGGCGCGCAAGTACGCGACGCAGGTTCGCATCCCGGGCTTCCGCCCGGGCAAGGCGCCGCCATCGATGGTGCGCAAGAAGTTTCCCGAGGCCGTGCGCCAGGAAGCCATCGAGCTCGTCATCAACGAGGCATTCCGCGAAGCCATCGACCGCGAGGGCCTCAAGTTGGCCGCGCAGCCGCATGTGCACCACCTCAAGGCCGAGCCCGGCCAGCCGCTGGAGTTTGAGCTGCATTGCGAGGTGCGTCCGGAGCTGACGCTCGAGAAGCTCGACGGCTTCACGCTCAACCGCACCGAGACGGTTGTCACCGACACGCTCGTGGAAGAGCAGATCGAGCGCATCCGTGAGCAGAAGGCCGAGTGGGCGCCGGTTGAAGAGAAGCCCGCCCCGGGTGACATGGTGACGGTGTTGCTGTCCACCGCAGAAGCCGACGGTTCCCTGCCCGAGGGCAAGGAGTACCGCATCGTGCTCGGCGGCGGTCAGGCCATTGCCGGCATCGAAGAGCTCGTCATGGAGACCGCCCCCGGCGGCACCACCGAGCGTTCGGTACGCTGGCCCGACGACTTCCCCGATGAGTCGCAGCGCGGCGTGAGCAAGCTCGTGCGCGTCACGCTCACGGACGTCAAGCGCAAGGCCCTGCCGGCGCTCGACGACGCCTTTGCGCGTGAGGTCGGCGATTTCGACACCATCGATGCGCTGCGTGAAGCCGTGCGCAAGGATATGGGTGATCACGCGCGTCGTGAGGCCGACTCCGATGTCCGCGGCCAGCTCATCCAGCAAATTGCCGAAGCCAACCCGTTCGACGTGCCCAAGGCCTGGGTCATGCAGCTCGTGGACGGCTACATGCAGATGTACGGCGTACCCGACAACCAGAAGCAGAACTTCGCCAAGGAATTCATGCCGATGGCGGAGAACCAGGTGCGTCGTGATCTCATCATCGACACCATCGCCGAGCGTGAGTCGCTGACGGCCAGTGCGGCCGATGTGGACGCACGCGTCGAGGAGCTCGCCAAGGCCCGGAACGCTGATCCCGGCCAGGTGTACGCGCAGCTCCAGAAGCAGGGCCGTCTCCAGGAGATCGAGCGCGAGCTCACCGAGGAGCGCGTCTTCGCCTGGTTGTTCGAGAAGAACCCCGTGTCGGCGGCGTAAGCCCCGACCCCGCAGTCACCCGTACCGGAGAAGGCAGCATGGCATCGATTTACATGCCGTACATCATCGAGCGCTCGAGCCGAGGGGAGCGGACGTACGACATCTTCTCGCGCCTCCTGATGGACCGCATCATCTTCCTCGGTTCGCCGATCAACGATGACGTGGCCAACATCATCATCGCGCAGATGTTGTTCCTCGAGGCGGACAACCCGGAAAAGCCCATCCACCTGTACATCAACTCGCCGGGTGGCTCGGTTTCGGCCGGTCTGGCCATGTACGACACCATGCAGTTCATCAAGGCGCCCGTGCACACCACGTGCATGGGTATGGCGGCGTCCATGGGCGCCTTCCTGCTCTGCGCCGGCGCTGCCGGCCATCGCAGCGCCCTGCCGCACAGCCGCATCATGATCCACCAGCCGTCGCAGAACGGTGGCGGTGGTTCGGCGTCGGACATCGAGATTCAGGCGCGCGAGATCCTGTATCTCCGCAGCAAGATGAACGAACTCATGTCCAAGCATTCGGGTCGTCCCATCGAGCAGATCGAGCGTGACACCGATCGCGATCGTTTCATGAGCGCCGACGACGCCAAGGTGTACGGCCTTGTGGACAACGTCATCCAGCATCAGGCGGAACTGGTCCCGCGCTGATTTTGGCGTGCAACGCAGGGATTGAACGGCAGGTCGGAAACACTCCGGCCTGCCGTTTTTTTTCGGCTGATGCTGGTTCGCGATGGGTTCCGTCAAACGGCGCGCGTTCACGTTGCTCCTCTGCGAACTCTGCGACCTCCGTTTCTCTGCGTGAGCTGTTTGCGAACTCTCGAATGCAGCGAGTGCCAGTGCTGCGGCCGGACCGTCAACAACTCACGCAGAGGAAAAGTGGGCGCAGAGCTCGCAGAGAACCGCAGTCGTGGTCTAACTGCCTTGACGCGGATTTCGCGGATGTGGCGGAAACAACACGGATTGAACGGCAGTCAGGAAACGACCGACCCTGTATTCCTCCTCTGCGCCCTCTGCGCCCTCCACTTCACTGCGTGAGCTGTTCGCGATTCTGCAGTGGCAGCGAGTGTCGGTCCGAGGCCTTTTTTCTGGGCCCCTGCGCTGCGTCAGGGTGTATTGGCGCGCTCACGTACCCGCACACGTATTTCCGCGGCAGGCCGCGTGGTGAGTCGCGCATAGGGACGCACACTCCCGGGATCCAGCGCTTCGAAATCGAAACGCCGCGCGAGACGCGCAATGATCAGCGCCGTCTCGATGGTGGCAAAGGCCGCGCCCACGCAGATGCGCGGCCCCGCACCGAAGGGGAGATAGCTCCCCGGCACCTGCTTGGACTCACGCTCCGGCAGAAACCGATCGGGGTCGAAACGATCCGGGTTCTCCCACAGCTTCGCGTGCCGGTGCATGCTCCAGGGCGCGATCATGAGCATGGTGCCACGCTTTACGTGTCGTCCGCCAATTTCGGTATCCTTGCCGGCCACCCGCGGCAGGAAGGTGATGGGCGGATAGAGCCGCAGCACCTCGCGGAAGAAGTTGCGTACGAAGGGCAGCCGCTTGGTGTGTTCCAGCAGCACGGGCCCGTCGCCCACCACCTGCGCCACCTCCGCGCGGATGCGCTCCACCACGTCGGGGCGCTGCGCAAGAATGAAAAAGGCCCAGGTGAGTGAACTGGCCGTGGTTTCGTGCCCCGCCAGAAAGAACACACCCAACTGATCGATGAGCCCTTCACGATCGAAGGGCTGCCCGGTGTCGGCGTCCTTCGCCTCGAGAATGGCACCCGCGATGTCATCGTACTCCGGATGCTGCAGCCGTGCGTCGAGCATGGCACCGAGATGCAGGCGAATGCGCGCGCAGGCCTGACGCACCGGTTCCGGTTGTGTGCTGGGCGACCAGGGCTTGTCCCACAGGAGCCGCTTGATGTCGATGGAGCCGACCTGCCGCTCGAAGCGCATGAAGTCGTCGAACACGTCCTGCGACGTATCCCCCGACAGCGGCACGGAGAAGATCGTCCGCGTGATCACGTCGGCCGTGAGATGACTCATGGCCGCGTCCAGCGAGAACGTTTCCCGTGCGGCGGCCTGTCGCCCGAGATGGGCCTCATAGTCATCCACCGCGGCGGCCATGAAGTCGAACGCGCGGTTGATGCGCATGTGCGAGAACGCCGGGTCCACCATGCGCCGCTGCCGACGCCAGGTATCGCCGCTGGTCACGAACATGGAGTTGCCCACGAGGTCCTCGAGGGCCTCCACGAAGAGGTCGTTTTTGGGGAAGCTGTCGTGGTCAGCGAGAATGCGCGCCACCCAGGCGGGATCGTTCACCAGGAGAATGCCGCGCCGCGTGTACCCCAGCGGTGTGATCATCTCGCGATAGGCGAGGTCCGGCAGGAGACTCAGCAGGTCCTTTTCGCGTCGCCACATGAGGCGCAGCAGCGACGGCACCGGCGGCCGTGGCACCGGAGCCGGCGGGCGCCACAACACGGCGGCGCTGGGGCCGCCCGTCTCGGCAGCCTCCGCGGCGACGGAACCCGTCACGACGGAACCCGTCACGACGGAACCCGTCACGAAGGCCGTGCGGCCACGCGCGCCGCACGCAGACTGAGGCGAATGCGCGTCTGGTGATAGATGATCATGGCCAGTCCAACCGTGAGCGGAATGGCCCACATGCGCGGGTTGAGGGCCTGGCCCGGGTTGAAGCGCACGAAACCGAAGGCCATGAAGGCCGTGTACACCGAAATGCCGGACCCCACGATGGCTTTCACGTGCTCCAGCTGATAAGCCAGCCGACCGGGCTGGTCTGTGTAAATGAAGCGCAGGTTGGTGAGCCCCGAAGCCACACCGACGACGGCAAAGGCCATCATGAGTCCTTCGCCGATCTGCCAGCCCCGCATGGCGCAGGCGATGGCGGCTACGATGGTGAGCCCGTTGAGCGCCAGATTGAACGGGTGCCGGTTGGCGAGGTGATTGCGCTTGTTGCGCACCGACACCACACCGTGCCACACGAGCTGGATGGTGAGAATGGCCAGATACAGCATCATCCAGCCGAAAATGCCCTGAATACGCTCAGCCGACCAATTCAGCGCCACCTGGCGGGGGTGGGTGGTGATGGGATCGACCATGGTAGTGATGGCCATTCCCACCGCCATCGTGGCCGTAATCAGCATGAGGCGGGCAAACCAGGTGCCGATACGGCGGTGCCAGGTGCCGCCCTTGCGATTGAGTGCGGGGATCCAGAACAGCACCAGACCGACCGCGCCGGTGGTGATGTGCACGAACAAGAACCCTTCAAACGGCCACATGCGCACCACCGGTACCAATGGCGGGAGTCGGGTGTATAAACGGTGGACGATCCGCCTGCAGCACCCGACGAGATGCGCCAAGGTCGCACCTGGCGGGCCGTCGCGCTACAGGACCGGTGAGACCTAGCGGCGAGTACGGAAATGGCGGGCAGCGACCGACACTTTCTGTGGGGGCTGTTCGCTTGACCCTGCACCGCCCTCCGGGTTAACTCTAGCAGTTGCGTGAGGTGTCCCGATTCGTCCCCAGCCGGCACGATGATGGATCCTCGGCCGCCCCTTGTACCGGAACGTTATGTCCCACGACAAGCACCTGCGCTGCTCCTTCTGCGGCAAGTCCAAGGACGCCGTCCGGAAGTTCATTTCGGGCCCCTCGGTCTACATCTGCAACGAGTGCATCGCCCTCTGCAACGAAATTCTTGCAGAGGACGAGGAGCGCGAGGTTGCCGAATCCATCACGCAGGTCCCCACGCCGCGTGAAATCAAGAACATCCTCGATCAGTATGTGATCGGGCAGGACCAGGCCAAGAAGGCGCTCTCGGTGGCGGTGTACAACCACTACAAGCGCATCAATGCGGCCGGCTCGGCCCGCGAGGACGACGTCGAGCTCGACAAGTCCAACATCCTGCTCATCGGGCCCACGGGTACGGGCAAGACGCTGCTCGCCCAGACGCTGGCCCGCATTCTCGATGTGCCGTTCACCATTGCCGACGCCACCACGCTCACCGAAGCGGGGTATGTGGGCGAAGACGTGGAGAACATTCTGGTGCGGCTGCTGCAGGCCGGTGACTTCAATGTCGCCGAGTGCGAGCGCGGCATCGTGTACATCGACGAAATCGACAAGATCGCGCGCAAGTCGGAGAATCCGAGCATCACGCGCGACGTGTCGGGCGAAGGCGTGCAGCAGGCCCTGCTCAAGATTCTCGAGGGCACGGTGGCCAGCGTGCCGCCGCAGGGTGGCCGCAAGCATCCGCAGCAGGAATACATCCAGATCAACACCAAGGACATCCTGTTCATCTGCGGCGGTGCCTTCGACGGCCTCGAGAAGATCATCGAGTCGCGTACGGGCCGTCGGCAGTTGGGCTTCGATGCGCGGAAGGGTGACGCAGCCACCGACAGCAAGGTGGTGGCGCTCAAGCAGACGACGCCCAAGACCCCCTTTGCCGAAGTCGAGCCGGATGACCTGCTGCGCTTCGGCATCATTCCGGAACTGGTGGGCCGTCTGCCCGTCTGTGTGCCACTCGAGGCACTCGACGAGGAGGCGCTGGTCTCCATTCTCAAGGAACCCAAGAACGCCCTCACCAAGCAGTACACCCGCCTCTTCGACCTCGAAGAGGTGAAGATCACCTTCGAGGACAGCGCGCTGCGTGCCGTGGCCCAGAAGGCCCTCAAGCGTGGCACGGGTGCGCGCGGCCTGCGCGCCATTCTCGAAGAAACCTTGCTCGATACCATGTTCGAACTGCCTACCCGCGATGATGTCGTGGAGGTGCGGGTCACCGAAGCTGCCGTGCAGCACGGCGGACCGCCGCTCCTCGAGATCGCGCCCAAGCGGCAGAAGAAGGAAGCCTGACGACGAAACGCCCCTCGAGGACCGGCAGCCCCAGGTTGCCGGTCCTTCCGCTTCGCGACGTGGTGTTGTTCCCCCACGTTGCCATGCCACTGCTCATTGGCCGCGAGGCCTCGGTGGCCGCCGTCGATGCTGCACTCGACAGCGACCGTGAACTGCTGCTGGTGGCCCAGCGCAGCGCCGACATCAACGTGCCCGCCCCGGCCGACCTGTATCGTGTCGGCGTGCGCGCGCGCGTCCAGCAAGTCACGCGCGGCACCAATGGCACCACCAAGATTCTGGTGGACGCCATCGAACGCGTGCGCCTGGTACGTCCCACCGTGGCCAAGGCCACGGTGATGCATGGCCCGCGCCTGGTGGCAAACTATGAGTCGATGCCGTTTGGCCGCGCCGCAAAGTCAGCCACCACATTGGGCTCAACGTCGGACGCGGTCGATACCACGCGCGCCCGGGTGCGGCACGCGCTCAACCTGTTCGAGGAGTACACGGCGCTGCAGCGTCGCCTGCCTCCCGAGATCGTCGGGGTACTGCAGGCCATCGAGCAGGAAGACCGCATGGCCTTCGGCATCGCCGCGCATCTGCACGTGCCCGTGGAGCAGCGCCAGGCGCTTCTGGCCGCAGAATCGCTGGACGACCTGGCCACGCAGTTGGTGAACCTGCTCGCGGCCGAACTCGAACTGCTCAAGCTCGAGCGCCGCATCGACGAACAGGTGCGCGGGTCGCTGTTCCAGAACCAGCGGGACTTCTTCCTGCAGGAGCAGCTGCGCGCCATTCATCGCGAGCTGGGCCAGGAAGACGGCGACGAATTCGAGGATCTCGCGCAGCAGATCGCCTCGCGCGGGCTGCCGGAGGCGGTGGCCGCGCGCGCGCAGCGCGAACTGCGTCGGCTCAAGCGCAGCGCGCCCACCTCACCTGACGCGGCGGTTTCGCGCGGCTGGCTGGACTGGGTGCTGGCCCTGCCCTGGTCGCAGCGCACCACCGACACCACCGATCTCGATGTGGCCCGTGCCTCGCTCGAGGGCGATCACTACGGCCTCGAGGAGATCAAGGAACGCATCCTCGACCACATCGCGGTGTTGGCGCGGGTTGGGCATCTGCCCGGCCCCATTCTCTGTCTCGTCGGGCCGCCCGGCGTGGGCAAGACCTCGCTGGGGCGCTCCATTGCCTCGGCGCTTGGTCGCAAGTTCGTGCGCATGGCACTGGGTGGCGTGCGCGATGAAGCGGAAATCCGCGGACATCGCCGCACCTACATTGGCGCGCTCCCGGGGCGCATCCTCCAGGCCATGCGCCGCGCGGAGTCGGTCAACCCGGTCATTCTGCTGGACGAGATCGACAAGCTCGGCAGCGACTATCGCGGCGACCCGGCCGCGGCCCTGCTGGAAGTGCTCGATCCGGAGCAGAACGCCGCGTTCAACGACCACTACCTCGAGGTGGACTACAACCTCTCGCAGGTCCTGTTCGTGACGACGGCCAATTCGCTGGCCGGCATCCCGGAAGCGCTGCGTGATCGCATGGAGATCATTCGCCTGCCGGGGTACCTCGAGCCCGAGAAGCTGGCCATCGCTCGCCGCTTTCTCGTGCCCAAGCAACTCGCCCTGCACGGCGTGCCGGTTGAGCGCGTCGTCATCGACGATGTCGTGCTGCAGGCCATCATCCGCAGTTACACGCGTGAAGCCGGTGTGCGCGATCTCGAGCGTCGTCTGGCGCGTGTATCACGCAAGCTGGCCCGTCGCACCTGGGCCGACCACAGCACGGCGAAGGTCA from Gemmatimonas sp. UBA7669 encodes:
- a CDS encoding RagB/SusD family nutrient uptake outer membrane protein, producing MHKIARAVTRTTAGALLVMGAAACGDEFVTVTNPNLIDASTVDPTASGNTLALSAQQNYVDMIGVLAMYGAWFSEEANVSDTFPTRNEFGFRNITPLNGSLNTEVWGPLSRAIASAKLVLDLSLPEPERNISVARAATFRGFSILQMASDFCTGTFSGGPELTTAQMLDSAIFWFDRANTVGRANGSAEAVELANASLVGRARAKLQKGDNSGAAADAALVPAGFVSNMRYTDDLANRGRLSNDLWSFSFTRGSISVAPWYRQGDPRVTYRVQGGTPPATAAPQDAVPGGFHQQTKFPAFDSPIRLASKLEADYIAAEASGNVQTQLALINARRAANGRPAYSGPSDAVSVKTELFNQRALEFYLEGKRVADMRRSPASVAGTITAAGQPYFKPGYGNVGNDTCYPIPFAERDNNDNLRGN
- a CDS encoding phytoene/squalene synthase family protein, encoding MIRPSLQSSGPLHDGQPGPARVNPALAVAGATDGAVDAAECARITAAHARTFSLASKLLPEHKRRAAYALYAFCRVADDLVDHADGGNVTALRDQLDDYRTALEDALAGRPSGPIFRELAWVSRTYGVSPAPLFELLDGVARDLVAQRYETWAELEQYCEGVASSVGEMCTYVFGVPAGPAMREQAIRYARTLGTAMQLTNILRDVGEDAQRGRVYLPAEDMARFGLRPDDVLERGVSLALDPAWAQLMAFEVSRARALYEAAMPGIALLDVDAQRCAAACAVGYAGILRAIEAQHYDTLSTRARLGRMARLGILWNAWRYRAPSPDFSALGHGPRVSWEPNAASARISAGRTDARVRLA
- a CDS encoding carotenoid biosynthesis protein; this translates as MSPAPSTEAERSPLLRLSSFTLLWHAVASVFSAFAFATFLRPPFPEWLQTPQNQKAMAIGFTYGGAITVTLGAVAGLAFLAWAIGTRKALITFAIAFLLAFASEYAGTRWDYPFGAYEYSSQLGYKIGGRVPFNIPTSWFYMLVASLAICARILPAKDDRTSKWWWAFVGGVVLTLWDVSMDPAMVKTNHWFWEMGTLADRHPFVRFIGAPIFYGMPLTNWLGWLLTGILVARAMLAVVPPSVWAAKVAPHRLPFVLYGVNGLLPIAICLRWDMVPAGILGFIAMAVPLWAALRQAPGLERQVSPGSVPLPSSR
- a CDS encoding phytoene desaturase; translation: MRIVVIGSGFGGLAAAIRLQAQGHDVTIVEKLDKPGGRAYVFEQDGFTFDAGPTIITAPWVLDELFALTGRKTADYIQLKLLDPFYNIRFEDGTVFHYNGDRENLLRQVEEFSPADRAGYERFREKSWEIFNVGMPLIDKPFLTFGSMVKVLPELIRTRADKSVAAMANTYLRDERLRQVFSFHPLLVGGNPYAASSMYALIHKLEQQWGVLFAMGGTGALVRALVQAFEDLGGRIRLSSEVAEIEVSDARRTTGVRLKNGERLAADAVVCNGDLVQAYRTLVAPDKRPKVSNRRVEKLKHSMSLFVIYFGTNRKYENIAHHEILMGPRYRELLEDIFERKIVADDFSLYLHRPTATDPTLAPPGHDCWYVLSPVPHLGSGTDWETMAPRYRDRIMAYLEERYLPDLSRHIVTERRVDPRYFEHTLNSYMGSAFGPEPVLTQSAWFRPHNRSPDIPNLYFCGAGTHPGAGLPGVIASGKIVADLIGTAPRKDAARSDAARPVAPRATAKV
- the tig gene encoding trigger factor; this translates as MNISITPTETAGVSRRLQITVPADTVASYEDQAARKYATQVRIPGFRPGKAPPSMVRKKFPEAVRQEAIELVINEAFREAIDREGLKLAAQPHVHHLKAEPGQPLEFELHCEVRPELTLEKLDGFTLNRTETVVTDTLVEEQIERIREQKAEWAPVEEKPAPGDMVTVLLSTAEADGSLPEGKEYRIVLGGGQAIAGIEELVMETAPGGTTERSVRWPDDFPDESQRGVSKLVRVTLTDVKRKALPALDDAFAREVGDFDTIDALREAVRKDMGDHARREADSDVRGQLIQQIAEANPFDVPKAWVMQLVDGYMQMYGVPDNQKQNFAKEFMPMAENQVRRDLIIDTIAERESLTASAADVDARVEELAKARNADPGQVYAQLQKQGRLQEIERELTEERVFAWLFEKNPVSAA
- a CDS encoding ATP-dependent Clp protease proteolytic subunit; translated protein: MASIYMPYIIERSSRGERTYDIFSRLLMDRIIFLGSPINDDVANIIIAQMLFLEADNPEKPIHLYINSPGGSVSAGLAMYDTMQFIKAPVHTTCMGMAASMGAFLLCAGAAGHRSALPHSRIMIHQPSQNGGGGSASDIEIQAREILYLRSKMNELMSKHSGRPIEQIERDTDRDRFMSADDAKVYGLVDNVIQHQAELVPR